A window of Conger conger chromosome 13, fConCon1.1, whole genome shotgun sequence contains these coding sequences:
- the LOC133107370 gene encoding retrovirus-related Pol polyprotein from transposon 17.6, giving the protein MARFYWPGVKRAVEDYCRQCATCQLHSPKVTYRNPLIPLPIIDVPFRRIAMDIVGPLPKSSRGHRYILVILDYATRYPEAVPLRAATGKSVARELFLLFSRVGIAEEVLTDQGSCFMSGVMKEMCKLLHINQMRTSVYHPQTDGLVERFNKTLKMMMRKMITTDGKDWDHLLPYLMFAIREVPQASTGYAPFELLYGRRPRGLLDLAKEAWEQQPSRQRSLVEHVVDMDQRMARIWPMVREHMTQAQAEQARLYNRNAQVREFQPGDKVMVLIPTSECKFLAKWHGPYEVVAKAGPVNYTVRQVGRRHTLQRYHVNLLKKWHEPVHVSAHSCLTTGGATGPPEVTTGDQLTDRQRQDLREMVSRHTDVFSPLPGRTRLVQHDIVTEAGKKVRLRPYRIPEARRQAIREEVAKMLDLGVIEESQSAWSSPVVLVPKPDGSWRFCNDFRRLNEISQYDAYPMPRVDELIERLGPARYISTLDLTRGYWQVPLTPRAREKTAFATPDGLFQYRVLPFGVHGAPATFQRLMDKILRPHREYAAAYIDDIVIHSADWESHLRRLETVLGALREAGLTTNPAKCRLGLEEADYLGHTVGRGCIRPQSRKVDGIANWPRPTTKRQVRTFLGLVGYYRQFIPDFASRAAPLHDLTKKEQGHTVKWSEEADRAFVDLRAALGQEPVLATPNFAQKFVLQTDASETGLGAVLSQIQDATEHPITYISRKLLKHERNYSTVEKECLAIRWAVGKMRYYLLGREFILITDHAPLTWMYRCKDTNARVTRWFLELQNFKFKVEHRAGRLQGNADALSRMNEGLYCNAPAEGWELRGRKCGGPTRDRYTTGVERPVRRRQELGMLIQSEYFPLSYLRERMAELHR; this is encoded by the coding sequence ATGGCCCGCTTCTACTGGCCGGGCGTCAAGAGGGCTGTAGAGGACTACTGCCGGCAGTGTGCGACGTGCCAACTGCACAGCCCGAAGGTAACATATCGCAACCCCCTGATACCCCTCCCCATCATAGATGTGCCCTTTCGCAGGATTGCCATGGACATAGTGGGACCCCTACCCAAGTCTAGCCGGGGCCACCGCTACATCCTGGTGATCCTAGACTACGCCACCCGATACCCGGAGGCGGTGCCGTTACGGGCCGCGACAGGGAAAAGTGTCGCGAGAGAGCTTTTCCTGCTGTTTAGCCGGGTGGGGATAGCAGAGGAGGTGCTGACTGACCAGGGGTCCTGCTTCATGTCTGGGGTGATGAAGGAAATGTGCAAACTGCTACACATCAACCAAATGAGGACGTCagtctaccacccccaaacgGATGGGCTGGTGGAACGGTTCAACAAGACcctgaagatgatgatgaggaagatgataaCCAccgacggtaaggactgggatcacCTACTGCCTTATTTAATGTTTGCCATACGTGAGGTCCCCCAGGCATCCACAGGATACGCCCCCTTCGAGCTACTCTACGGGAGGCGGCCCCGAGGGCTCCTGGACCTCGccaaggaggcctgggaacagcagcCGTCCAGACAGCGCTCCCTGGTGGAGCATGTGGTTGACATGGACCAACGGATGGCGCGCATCTGGCCGATGGTCCGGGAGCACATGACCCAGGCCCAGGCAGAGCAGGCCAGGCTGTACAACCGGAATGCCCAGGTGCGTGAGTTCCAGCCCGGAGACAAGGTGATGGTCCTGATCCCCACGAGTGAATGTAAgtttctggccaaatggcatggcccCTACGAGGTGGTGGCCAAGGCGGGGCCCGTCAATTACACCGTCCGACAAGTAGGGAGGAGACACACCCTCCAACGGTACCATGTCaacctgctgaaaaaatggcatgaacCTGTGCACGTCTCTGCTCACTCATGTCTGACCACAGGGGGCGCCACCGGACCACCGGAGGTGACCACGGGAGACCAGTTGACGGATAGACAGCGCCAAGATCTCCGGGAGATGGTAAGCCGGCATACCGACGTGTTTTCCCCCCTCCCGGGCCGGACCAGGCTCGTCCAACATGACATCGTGACCGAGGCCGGGAAGAAAGTGCGGCTGCgaccctaccggatcccggaaGCCAGAAGACAGGCCATCAGGGAGGAGGTGGCCAAGATGCTAGACTTGGGGGTGATTGAGGAAtcccaaagcgcctggtccagcccggtaGTGTTGGTGCCAAAACCCGACGGAAGTTGGCGCTTCTGCAATGATTTCCGGAGACTCAACGAAATCTCCCAATAtgacgcctaccccatgccccgagTCGATGAGCTGATCGAGCGGCTCGGACCAGCCAGATatatcagcaccctggacctcacccgaGGGTACTGGCAGGTGCCCCTAACCCCCCGGGCGAGGGAAAAGACGGCCTTCGCCACCCCGGACGGCCTGTTCCAGTACAGAGTGCTGCCGTTTGGAGTCCAcggagcccccgccaccttccaacgCCTCATGGACAAGATcctgaggccccacagggagtatgccgccGCGTATATTGATGACATTGTGATCCACAGTGCCGACTGGGAGAGCCACCTGAGGAGGCTGGAGACCGTGCTGGGGGCGCTCCGGGAGGCTGGGCTAACGACTAACCCCGCTAAATgccgcctgggcctggaggaggccgattACCTAGGCCACACGGTGGGACGAGGGTGCATACGACCCCAGAGCCGGAAGGTGGACGGAATCGCGAactggccacgacccaccacCAAGAGGCAAGTTCGCACCTTCCTGGGACTCGTGGGATATTATAGGCAGTTCATCCCGGACTTCGCGTCTAGAGCAGCCCCACTACACGACCTAACAAAAAAAGAGCAAGGCCACACCGTGAAATGGTCGGAGGAGGCAGATCGGGCCTTCGTGGACCTGAGGGCTGCCCTGGGACAGGAGCCAGTGTTAGCCACCCCTAACTTTGCACAGAAATTTGTCTTGCAGACCGACGCCTCAGAGACAGGACTGGGAGCCGTCCTGTCGCAGATACAAGACGCAACGGAGCACCCCATCACATACATCAGCCGGAAGCTCCTGAAACACGAGAGAAACTACagcacggtggagaaggagtgcctggccatcagATGGGCAGTGGGTAAGATGAGGTATTACCTCCTAGGCCGGGAATTCATACTAATCACTGATCATGCCCCCCTGACCTGGATGTATCGGTGCAAGGACACCAACGCCAGGGTGACCCGATGGTTCCTCGAACTCCAAAATTTTAAATTCAAGGTGGAACACAGGGCGGGGAGGCTCCAGGGAAACGCGGATGCACTGTCGAGGATGAATGAGGGCCTGTATTGTAACGCTCCCGCCGAGGgctgggagctgagggggaggaaatgtggtggcccgaccagggatcggtacaccactggggtggaacggcccgtgcgccggcgccaagagtTGGGGATGCTGATTCAAtctgaatattttcccctgtCCTATCTAAGGgaacg